AACCGCGCTTGCGACCTGTTCCGCAACCCCATGACCATCGGTATACCGGGCAACCACGGTGAGGGTCTGGCCGACATGCCTTTCCGTCAGAAGCAAGGTGTCGCCCGTGGCTCCGGGGAGTTCGATGCCGTTCGCCCGCCATTGATAGCCGACCGTTCCCAATCCCCCCGCGTCCGCCAGGGTATGGGTGACGGTCAATGTGTGTCCCTGCATCACCGTTCCATGAATGGTGATGGACCCTGTCGGGGGGCCATTGACATAAAACGGCGTGGTTGTCGATGGAGCAGACGGTTCCGTGATGTCGGACGACGTGGTCGTGGATGGCGTGAACAGATCCGTGATGTCGAACGACGTGGTCGTGGATGGAATGAACAGTTCCGTGATATCGAACGACGTGGTTGTGGGTGGAATGAACGTTTCTGGAGCCTGTGGTGTACCGTCGGCAAGCGGGGTCGGGAGTTCCGGTTCGGGGGCGCCGTTGGAAGGCGCAACCATGAATTCTGGTTCAGGGGCACCGTCGGAAAGCAGTGCCAGGAGTTCCACTTCGGGAGCGTCGTCGGCAGGCAGTGCCAGGAATTCCGGTTCAGTGGCGTCGTCGGCAGGCGGGGCCGGCAGTTCTGGTTCCGCAATGTCCTGTGTGTTTTCTGTTTCGGAGGATTCAATTCTGTCGGGAAGGGGTGTTTCAACCGGAAGGGGGTCCGTGGTGGTGACTTCGGGTTCCGTCATTCTGTTGGATGGTGTTCCTGGTGGCGTGACCAACAGACCGACGACGTTTCCCACCGCTTTCAGGGCCACTTCGGTCCCTTGCAACGTACCACCCGAATCGATGAGATCAGCCAGGGACAGGGACAACGAGCCGATGGCGCTTCCCACGGACCCCAGGTCCACATCGGCCCCTTGCAACGCATCACCCGAACCAATAAGCTCGGCCAGGGACAAGGCACCCATCTCCACGGCGGGTCCCGTGTTCACGACCTCATTCACCCTTTGGGGCGCGGTTGTGGGTGTTGCCTCATTGGCGTTGGCCCCCTGGATGGCGTCCGTCGTCGGTGTTTCACGGTCCGTGGTGTTTTCGTCCTCGGTATCATCGACGCCCTCGACATCCTGTGGCGTCTTTTCTTCCTGTTTCTCCTGTCGTTCTCCCGGTCCGCCTTCGGTCTTGTTTTCCTGTTGGCCTTGTTGCTGTCCCCCTGCTGGCGCTTCCGGTTTTCCTTCCGATTTTTGTTCCTGGTTGCCGCGATCCTCGCTTTTTTGTTCCTCCTTCGCCTTTTGAATATCCAACTGGCCTTCCAACCGGGAGATGAAATTGGCTGGCGCCTTGAACACCGGTTCCGGCGCGCCTGCGCCAAAAATCACCTGGGTGGCAGTACCCGGTTCGATCAGGGTGACCGTTCCCTGTCCCTTGGCGTCGGCAATATCCAGAATACCGGAAGTGTGGACCACCGTTGTCGAACCATCTTCCATGACCTCGCCGGATAACTGGCTGCCACGAATGCCGATGACTGCCGTCGGTGTTTTGATCGTCGAGTGACGGCCTGCGTTCAATCCGGAGATGGCGCCGCTTTCAAAGCTGAAAATGCCTCTGGTGACGGTCGCCTCGAACCCGCCCAGTCTGGCCTCGGGGTCGTAAATGAATTTGTCCAGGATTGCCTGGGCCCCTTCGCCCAGTTGGAACGTGGTACCATCCGCAAAAGTCAGTTTGATCAATCCCCCTTTTTGCGTCTGAAGGACATCCCCTTTGTAAATGGGGTCCCCTTCCTTGAGTGCCCGTTCTTCGCCATCGATTCCTCTGGCCATCACCGAGCCAAGTATTTCTCCAACCTTGCCGATAGGGGGCAATGGTGTTGTGGCGGTTGCCGTGGCGAGCGTCGTGGGACCGGCGACCAGAGGTGCTCCTTGGGTGGGATCAACCGTCAAAAGGGCGTTGACCGTTTCCGGAAGGAGCAGGGCGCCATTGGGCGCCGTGAGGATTGGCGGGACTGCGGCTTCGAAATAACCTTCGACCGTGACCGCAGTCCCGTCGGGAGCGGTGATGACAAGATCGCCACCCGCGCGCAGGTAGCGTCCTTCGAGGAGTATGGTTGCGTCCGGAAGGGTTATTTCCGTTTCCAGGCCGACAACATCAAGATCATTGCCAAAGTGGGTTTTCGACTGTGAAGGGTCTGGTGCATCAATCAGTGCAGTCGTGGTACTCATTCCGGATTCCTTGGAAGAAAAAGGAAGGATTCCTGGTATATGGGCGCGGGAAAGCAAACAACGGCAGGAACGGAGGGGTTGTCAGCTAAATGACTGTAATAAATAACTTTTTCGTGGGGGGGGGGGGGGTAAATAAAACCGTTTATCGCTGACGCACGACCACGGCAACGCGCCAAGTCAACCCAATCACCCGTCAATATCAGCCACTGCCCATTCTCATCACGGCGCGATGAAAGTGCCATCTTGTGTCCCTCCCCCGAGAACGCGGAAAGCCCCGATCCACGGACAATGTACCGTTTTTGACGGTAATTTCAAGGAATCCAGGTTCGTGAACAAAAGGCCATGTCGATTATATTGATCATAGGTTCGCATCGTAACCACATCATCCGCAAGAATCAAGCAAATTTGTCGGACTTGACTGAAACATTCTTCGTGCGATTGGCATGAAATTTTCCCGACAACCGGTCAATTCCGGGTATCCTTCCATGGAGGGAAATGATAAACTGGCATGGTGATTTACGGAAATTGACCGATACCCGCCGGAGACAAAGGCCATGCCTCGAACTTTGACCAAGGACGACATTCTTAAGTTGTTTCAGGAGACCGACCGGAGATTCAAGGAAACCGAGCAGCGATTCAAGGAGACTGATCTGAAATTCAAGGAGACTGATCTGAAATTCCAGGAGACTGCCCGGGAAATCAAGGAACTCGCTCTGGAATTCAAGGAGACCGAGCGTGTCGTCAAGGAGGTTTCGCGGCAGATTGGTCAGTTGGGGAGTCGCTGGGGTGAGTTTCTCGAAGGGTTGATCGCCCCTGCCTGCATCGACCTGTTCACGAAGCGTGGCATCCCGGTGGACGAGGTCTATCCCCGGGGCCGAAAGAAACGCGGCGACAAACACATGGAAATCGATTTGTTGGTGGCCAACACGGTTGCGGCGGTTCTGGTCGAGGTCAAGAGCAACCTCAAGGTCGAAGATGTCCGCAATCATATGGAACGTTTGAGTCAATTCAAAAGTTTTTTTCCCCGCTACGCCGATTGCACGGTGTATGGCGCGGTGGCGGGCATCGTCATTGACGCCGAGGCGGACCAGTTTGCCATGAACAGGGGATTGTTCGTGATTGCCCAGTCGGGAGATACGGTCCACATCGCCAATGACGAACACTTCGTCCCCAAAACCTGGTAAACAAAAACTGACTTGCAAAATACAACTTTTAATAAATTATTTTTTTCGGGACATCAAGAAGACGGTCCATGGTTTCCAGAAGGTGTTTTTTCCGTACCGGTTTGGTCAAATAGAAGTTGAATCCGGTGGTTTTTATTTTTTCCGCCTCCTCGGTCATGGCGTGGGCGGTCAGGGCGATGATGGGGGTCGGCGGACGTTTGGTTTCACGTTCCCAGGAACGGATTCGATGAAAGGTTTCGTAACCA
The window above is part of the Magnetococcales bacterium genome. Proteins encoded here:
- a CDS encoding DUF3782 domain-containing protein, translated to MTKDDILKLFQETDRRFKETEQRFKETDLKFKETDLKFQETAREIKELALEFKETERVVKEVSRQIGQLGSRWGEFLEGLIAPACIDLFTKRGIPVDEVYPRGRKKRGDKHMEIDLLVANTVAAVLVEVKSNLKVEDVRNHMERLSQFKSFFPRYADCTVYGAVAGIVIDAEADQFAMNRGLFVIAQSGDTVHIANDEHFVPKTW